In Bombus terrestris chromosome 6, iyBomTerr1.2, whole genome shotgun sequence, a single window of DNA contains:
- the LOC100646610 gene encoding 60S ribosomal protein L7a, translating into MVQKKPKKKVGKKVAAAPLAVKKVEPKKQTNPLFEKRTRNFGIGQDIQPARDLSRFVKWPKYIRIQRQRAVLQKRLKVPPPINQFTQTLDKQTATQLFKMLEKYRPDSVLMKRLKLRDRAEQKVIKKEDAPIKKPNVLRSGTNTVTTLVEQKKAQLVVIAHDVDPIEVVLFLPALCRKMGVPYCIVKGKSRLGLLVRRKTCTALALVQVDSGDRANFSKLVEAIKTNFNDRYDEIRRHWGGGLLGSKSAARIAKLEKAKAKELAQKQG; encoded by the exons ATGGTTCAAAAGAAG CCCAAGAAGAAAGTAGGAAAGAAGGTGGCTGCTGCACCTTTGGCAGTCAAGAAGGTTGAACCCAAAAAACAAACCAATCCTCTGTTTGAAAAACGTACTCGTAACTTTGGTATTG GACAGGATATTCAACCTGCTCGTGATCTTAGCCGCTTTGTGAAATGGCCCAAGTATATTCGTATTCAGCGGCAGAGAGCTGTATTGCAAAAAAGATTAAAAGTACCACCACCAATCAATCAATTTACCCAGACATTAGATAAACAAAcag CAACACAATTATTCAAAATGTTGGAAAAATATAGACCTGATTCAGTTCTTATGAAAAGATTAAAGCTGAGAGATAGAGCTGAACAAAAAGttataaagaaagaagatgCACCAATAAAGAAACCTAATGTGTTACGCAGTGGAACAAATACAGTCACTACACTCGTAGAACAGAAGAAAGCTCAGCTTGTGGTGATTGCCCATGATGTGGACCCAATTGAG GTTGTTCTATTTCTACCAGCCCTCTGTCGTAAAATGGGTGTACCTTATTGTATTGTGAAAGGTAAATCGCGATTGGGACTCCTTGTTAGGCGTAAAACTTGTACTGCACTAGCTTTGGTCCAG gtTGATTCTGGCGATAGAGCCAACTTCTCGAAATTGGTTGAAGCTATTAAGACAAACTTCAATGATAGATATGATGAAATCCGACGTCATTGGGGTGGTGGTCTCCTAGGCAGTAAATCTGCCGCTAGAATAGCTAAGTTAGAGAAAGCTAAAGCGAAGGAACTTGCACAAAAGCAGGGTTAA
- the LOC100647643 gene encoding UDP-glucose 6-dehydrogenase isoform X1, with the protein MTIRKICGIGAGYVGGPTCSVIALKCPEIQVTVVDKSKERIAQWNSEKLPIYEPGLDEVVRKCRGKNLFFSTDIETAIQEADLIFISVNTPTKTFGNGKGRAADLKYVENAARMIAEIATGDKIVVEKSTVPVRAAESIMNILRANHKPGVSYQILSNPEFLAEGTAIEDLVNADRVLIGGEDSPEGQAAIEELCKVYEHWIPRKNILTTNTWSSELSKLAANAFLAQRISSINSLSAVCEATGADVSEVARAVGLDSRIGSKFLHASVGFGGSCFQKDILNLVYICECLNLPEVAAYWQQVIDMNEYQKSRFSAKVIESLFNTVTDKSISMLGFAFKKNTGDTRESPAIHVAKTLLDEGAMLHIYDPKVEESQIIEDLTHPSVTNDPEYVKSRISIYKDAYSVTKDTHAIVLCTEWDEFVELDYKRIYINMMKPAYIFDGRKILDHDRLQKIGFIVQTIGKRITRTVLSRAWGSQPQI; encoded by the exons ATGACTATCAGAAAGATTTGCGGTATCGGTGCCGGATATGTAGGTGGACCGACGTGTAGCGTGATAGCCTTGAAGTGCCCAGAGATTCAGGTGACTGTAGTGGACAAGAGTAAAGAAAGAATTGCACAATGGAACTCAGAAAAGCTTCCAATCTATGAACCAGGTCTCGATGAGGTTGTGCGTAAATGTCGCGgcaaaaatttattcttttctaCGGACATCGAGACCGCGATCCAGGAGGctgatttaatttttatctcgGTCAACACGCCGACAAAAACATTTGGCAATGGGAAAGGAAGGGCAGCCGATTTGAAGTACGTCGAGAACGCAGCCAGAATGATCGCGGAAATTGCGACCGGGGACAAAATCGTTGTGGAGAAGAGCACAGTCCCAGTCAGAGCAGCGGAGAGTATCATGAATATTTTGCGTGCCAATCATAAACCAGGAGTATCGTATCAG ATCTTATCAAACCCGGAGTTCTTGGCGGAGGGAACCGCAATTGAGGATTTAGTGAATGCAGACCGCGTTTTAATCGGAGGCGAGGACTCGCCGGAAGGGCAGGCGGCCATCGAGGAATTATGCAAAGTTTACGAGCATTGGATTCCAAGGAAGAATATTTTAACTACGAACACTTGGAGTTCGGAGTTATCCAAGCTG GCTGCCAATGCCTTTTTGGCGCAACGCATATCAAGCATAAATTCCTTGTCGGCGGTATGTGAAGCGACTGGCGCGGACGTGTCTGAGGTAGCACGGGCTGTTGGCCTTGATTCTCGAATAGGATCGAAGTTCCTTCACGCATCGGTCGGATTTGGTGGTTCGTGCTTTCAAAAGGATATTCTTAATTTGGTGTATATCTGCGAATGTCTAAACTTACCGGAGGTGGCGGCCTATTGGCAACAAGTCATAGACATGAATGAATACCAGAAATCTAGGTTCTCCGCGAAAGTAATCGAGTCTCTGTTCAATACCGTCACGGACAAAAGTATTTCTATGCTAGGCTTTGCCTTTAAGAAAAATACTGGCGACACGCGTGAGTCACCGGCCATTCATGTTGCTAAGACCCTACTCGATGAGGGTGCTATGCTTCATATATATGATCCCAAG GTCGAGGAGAGTCAAATTATCGAGGATTTGACACATCCGAGTGTAACTAATGATCCAGAATACGTAAAAAGCAGGATCAGTATTTATAAAGACGCTTATAGTGTTACGAAAGATACACACGCTATAGTGCTGTGTACCGAATGGGATGAGTTTGTA gAACTGGATTACAAACGAATTTATATTAACATGATGAAACCCGCATATATTttcgatggaagaaaaattttgGATCACGATAGGTTACAAAAGATAGGTTTTATCGTACAGACTATTGGCAAAAGAATTACGAGGACCGTACTTTCGAGGGCATGGGGGAGTCAAcctcaaatataa
- the LOC100647643 gene encoding UDP-glucose 6-dehydrogenase isoform X2, with translation MIAEIATGDKIVVEKSTVPVRAAESIMNILRANHKPGVSYQILSNPEFLAEGTAIEDLVNADRVLIGGEDSPEGQAAIEELCKVYEHWIPRKNILTTNTWSSELSKLAANAFLAQRISSINSLSAVCEATGADVSEVARAVGLDSRIGSKFLHASVGFGGSCFQKDILNLVYICECLNLPEVAAYWQQVIDMNEYQKSRFSAKVIESLFNTVTDKSISMLGFAFKKNTGDTRESPAIHVAKTLLDEGAMLHIYDPKVEESQIIEDLTHPSVTNDPEYVKSRISIYKDAYSVTKDTHAIVLCTEWDEFVELDYKRIYINMMKPAYIFDGRKILDHDRLQKIGFIVQTIGKRITRTVLSRAWGSQPQI, from the exons ATGATCGCGGAAATTGCGACCGGGGACAAAATCGTTGTGGAGAAGAGCACAGTCCCAGTCAGAGCAGCGGAGAGTATCATGAATATTTTGCGTGCCAATCATAAACCAGGAGTATCGTATCAG ATCTTATCAAACCCGGAGTTCTTGGCGGAGGGAACCGCAATTGAGGATTTAGTGAATGCAGACCGCGTTTTAATCGGAGGCGAGGACTCGCCGGAAGGGCAGGCGGCCATCGAGGAATTATGCAAAGTTTACGAGCATTGGATTCCAAGGAAGAATATTTTAACTACGAACACTTGGAGTTCGGAGTTATCCAAGCTG GCTGCCAATGCCTTTTTGGCGCAACGCATATCAAGCATAAATTCCTTGTCGGCGGTATGTGAAGCGACTGGCGCGGACGTGTCTGAGGTAGCACGGGCTGTTGGCCTTGATTCTCGAATAGGATCGAAGTTCCTTCACGCATCGGTCGGATTTGGTGGTTCGTGCTTTCAAAAGGATATTCTTAATTTGGTGTATATCTGCGAATGTCTAAACTTACCGGAGGTGGCGGCCTATTGGCAACAAGTCATAGACATGAATGAATACCAGAAATCTAGGTTCTCCGCGAAAGTAATCGAGTCTCTGTTCAATACCGTCACGGACAAAAGTATTTCTATGCTAGGCTTTGCCTTTAAGAAAAATACTGGCGACACGCGTGAGTCACCGGCCATTCATGTTGCTAAGACCCTACTCGATGAGGGTGCTATGCTTCATATATATGATCCCAAG GTCGAGGAGAGTCAAATTATCGAGGATTTGACACATCCGAGTGTAACTAATGATCCAGAATACGTAAAAAGCAGGATCAGTATTTATAAAGACGCTTATAGTGTTACGAAAGATACACACGCTATAGTGCTGTGTACCGAATGGGATGAGTTTGTA gAACTGGATTACAAACGAATTTATATTAACATGATGAAACCCGCATATATTttcgatggaagaaaaattttgGATCACGATAGGTTACAAAAGATAGGTTTTATCGTACAGACTATTGGCAAAAGAATTACGAGGACCGTACTTTCGAGGGCATGGGGGAGTCAAcctcaaatataa